ATAGCAAAAACAAATCATCAATAATTACTATATGTCAAACCATTGTAAAGAAGCTAAGGGTTCATAAGGAGAGTATGGAGAAAGCATACTTTGGCTAGTTCTCTAAATTTTCGAAAGATTTGGCTAGACTGGATTTTGCTCATGAAGCTAGATAGTGCACTGATGGATGCCTTGGATCCATCCGCCATATTTGGATGCAGGGAGTGACGGTTATCATTTAGGATAACAATCATATTAGAGTCCAAGTAACCAGCATTGCTCATTGCCTCATATGCTTGACCTGCAGTGATTGTCACACTGTCTATAACAGCAACAACCCGGTCCCTCTTCCCTTTTATATCACGAGCGACTGCTAAGCCTAAGAAACAGTAACTAAACGTTCAGCACACCAAATGGGTAACTAGCATTCTTAGCTAATAAGCTAACAAAGGGTGATAAATAATAGATTACCGAGCCCAGCAGAGATACTGTTGCAGCCATGGCCGGTCCCAAAAGAATCGTATTCACTCTCCAATCGAGAAGTGACGCTAGAAACACCATTGTTTTGTCTTGATGGTATAGAAGACCAACGTCTTGTCAAGACTTTATGTGCATATGTCTAcaaaggataaaaaaaaatctataaccaCCAGAATAAAACAGATTCAACAATCCCCCTGAATCTCAAAACATGGGCCTTACTTGTTCCACAGCATCCCATAATATTTTGTCAACGGGGGCACGAAACACATAATGCAAAGCAAGGGTAAGCTCTATGGCAGCCAAGCTAGGTTTCATAGACTTTCGGGTCTTCCACAGTACAGAGAGAAGCTCAGTACGGATCTCATCAGCTAATACCTTCAactcctacaaaaaaaaagaaaccatcGTCATGAACCTCATCAACAATATGGCATAAGAACATCAAGACTTTACCTTTACAGTCAAATTCTTCAACTGCGATGGAGTCTCAATGCTGTCTAGTAATGGCGTCTCAAGTTTCTCATCAGTATTTGGCAAAGAACATACCCGAGCTCGATTTGAACATTCCTGGATATCAAAAGATACATTAGTAGATTACATCAACGAGAAAATGAAGCAATATACATGACTTGCATGAGGCCCAGATTAAAAGCTTGGCACTTTTGTGAGAGATTAAGAGGAAAATGATCAGACGGGGTCTCTTAAGTCTTAACCTTGTTGTGAGTGGAGGTTGCAGCTGACAAGAAGCTCTTTCTGGAAAAATCAACTTTACATGGAAGCGAGGAGAGGGTAGCATCTGACCTCAGATTAAGATTCCTGTCATCAAATCGAGCTGAGATTCCGGCTTGATAACCAATCGAGGTTGAACCCATGAAGAGAAGAAAGCTTCGTGGATCAAAGTAGGAcaataaagaaaaattgaaaaaaaacatacaaggaATTTTCTACACAATCATTATGCCAATTCGAACGCACAATGCTGAgaaggggaagaagaagaagaacatttGAGCTGCGTTAAGATATATCTGCTTTGGATAAGCCCATTAGTTTTTTGCTGGGCCTTATTCATCTACGGCTCGTAGTTGTAGTTGGGTATATAATAATGAAGGCTGAGAACGATCGTTAAGCTTACTTTTAATATCCAGACAACAAATCACCATACAGTAGGTAATAATGAAGTGAGATGACTATTGAATTGAGCTTATTTGAAATTGTTGAGACAGAAAAGTCTATTCTTCTTTCTTCGGAACAGTTTCATAATGGTAACCCACATGTTTAATATTCAGCTTTTTGGCACACTCTTGCTGCCGCAGAAGGCCAACTCTGAAACCAATGCAATGTGATCGCTTCCCCATTTCTGTAACAAACCATAGAatgcaaaaaagaagaagtttatATGTAGCTAAAAAGTGAGGGTAAATAATAAACTTTTCAAGATCATGCATAGGGATTGTACGGGAGTTGGGAAGCCTGGTGTCCACTGCATTGCTTGTTTCGGTATTGGAGCAAGCACACGCACCGTTTGCAGACCTTCCGACCGCCTACCCCCAAAACCACAAATAAACATGGAAAAATCTATTCAAACCCCAAATTTTATGATAATGTAACATAATCTCAAGGCTTGTCAAATATGGGTTTGTTTGGGTTCGAATACTATTACCATATGTAGTCAACTGTCCCCATGAAACATCTGTGATAACTGGTTACTACAGGTTCTCCGTTTTCATCTCTTGTGTTGGCTTTACCctaacaaagcaaaaaaaaattatccacaGCTTCTTGAAAAAGAGCTTTGGTTTCTCAAGAAAATACAAGTGAAAAGACAAAGGTGTAGGGAGAATATACCACAATACCTCAATTTCCGAATAGGTGCTTTTAAGCTCCAGAGCGTGTTCAACCGTACTTCTTTCGGGGTCACCTGTTGCGGCTGCTATCTCCATTGGGGTCCAAGAGGCTGGATTATAAGTGATTTTCCCATAATCAAATCCTTCAGAACTCGATTTAAGTGAAAGTTCGTCCACAAGTCCCCCTGTTTGACTCAAGTCTTCATTCTTATCGTGTAGCTTAGCCAAAAAAGTTTCCCCATCTTCACCtatgccttcttcttcttgcgcGAGTACCTGCTTCGTCCAATGTTAAGTCATCTAGTTTCATCTCGGCTGAAGTGTCAACCTTGGTGGAGAGACTAGATGAATCATTTTGAGCATTGGACACAATTTCTTCAGGAGAATGCTCTGTTGCTGATATAACAGAACTTGCTGAAAGTTTTTCTCTCGAATCATCGTTAGCATTGGAAGTATGTGGAAGTTCTGGATCTGATATGGTTACTGAAGAGAGACCTTCAGCTAACGAGAGATCCCCAGCGTCATCAGGTTGTCCGTTTTGTCCTCCTAGATTACAACCTGAGGACAGATCCTCCCCTGGTAATACTCTTACGGAGCTGGAGGTGGCTTTGTGACCAGCAAGAACAGTATCACCACATGGAAGCTCAGATGTGTTTCTTATGGAGGGGGTTTTTCCAACATCCATGTTGGAGTTATTATCCATACGAGCATTTGCAATCGAATTCGAATCCTGAGGTTGAACTTGACCTTGTGGCGATTTATTATCGGACTGAAACCTAGAAAATTGTAAAGGCATATTAATCAtacataaagtaaaaaaaaacagagcagaTTGCAACCTGCTAGATTCTAGTATAAACATAAAGGATGTTAAATTGCCCAACAAAATGCATACTGATGTTCCAGAACTTGGTGAGTTCATGCTACCTCGTATAAATTTCTGGCCGTGGTGGACGAATTTCAGCAGACTCTTGCCCCGAAACTTTGTTTCTGGCCACACCAGACAAATCCAGCTGCAGAGAGCAGCACAAAATCGAATGTGAACCATGTACGTATCGTTGCAATAGGTGAAGGAATTGCGTTTACCTTGCCCTCCGAAATAAAGTTGTACAAATGACTCTGCAACAGGTAAAAGAATGTTACCATCCATGTCTCAAAGCAagtggttttcggtatttcaaCCAATTTAAGGTAAGAATGTCCTATACCTTTGGTGTACAATTGAAATCCCCACATAAGACAACAGGCGCATCATCCCAGAGTTTAGATACAGCATGAGCTCTCTCTAAGAGTGTTCTGACCTATGCAGCAGAGATAAATAAATAGATGGTGACTGACAATGATTAAACAAGCCAAGTTAGGGAAGGGGACGAATTCTCTCAGAAAATCAACATGTTCATAGCTTCTATACAGAGTAAAATCAAAGTATCGAATTGTCGTTTGGCAATAGATGTAGGGAAAGCACCTGACCAAGTTTAAAGTCTCCTCTTTTAGGATTATATAGCACGTGAATATTACAAACGACAACCCGGTGGGAGCAGCTGCAAAAGTAAATGACAGTTCATTTCAAACCAGCCATAAAGTATATATTCCATAACAAAAACCCCATGAAGACGGGGAAAAATATCAGCCACGTTTCCTAGTGAGTAATGAATGGCAATTATCCATccataaaataatatgatagttACATTTACAGATATTATTAGGTTACCTTTCAGATGGAGATGCCTCATTTTCTTTGGCATGCGAATTCAGCAGCGCCTACATGAGTAAAGTTTTTAATTTAGGGTAAAGGTACGGAAGTCACTATCAACATAATGAATCCATATTACCTCAAGCACACATATCTGAGCAACATTATCTCTGAGACCAAGCTGATTGAACTGGATGCTTTCCTCCTGAACCAACTTGAACCTAACACAATCACAATGAGAAAACCCAAACCAAATTCCATAATGAATCACACGAAGAAGGATAAGGAAATCAAACCTATTTGATCGCCAAAATATTGCACAACCGTCAACAGCATTACCGGTCCGCATCTACAATTTTGTGCAAAGTAGAGTTATCCTCACATTTAAAACCTCATTCTCAAACCTTTGACACATACCATTTAAAATCTAGTCCAAGAGAGTCAAACTCAGTCAAGACTGTCATCTTTAAAcagaattaacaaaaataatcaatGCGGATGATGACATTTCTAAAGAAAGATAGATAGCCCCAAAAAGGTTTTTTCTTTCAAGCAAATTAAGAACTTATAGGTACCTTCCAGATGCCACTATATCCCCGGAGCTTCAACTCTTCCTCTAAGTCCTGAAACTTATCAACTTCCTGATATATTCAAAGTGATATATTAGATTACGATACATAtgatgaaaaagagaaaaacttTGTAGTCTCTCTCTCATACATAAACAGTTGCAAGAAGAAACTACATAACCTGGAGGCACATTATATCAGCAGACCATAGGCCAAGCTCGAACACAATCTTGTTCTTCCTCCATCCCCAACTCAACATATTCCTCGGTATGTGAAAGTAAAGATTTCTCCAGTGATCATTCGCAAGGTAATCCGCCAAGATGTTATACGATAGAACAACAAACTTCTCTGCaggaaaacaaaacatatcaaAATACTGAAGCGAATGAAGTAAAGTGAAGTAACAAGAGATTGATCAAATTCAAAGTTACCGGTGCCAGGAGACGGTGCCGTTTTGGCGTATTCCCATTCACGGTAATCCGAGGGTTTTGACCGTGGCCGTTGACGGAAGCTACGCTGCGGAGGCGGCCGAGACATCTGGTTTTGATAGAACTGAGGGGGAGGAGGGCAAGCTGAATAGCTTTGACCGGACGGCGGATGATTAGGCCGCCATTGAGCTTGAGGAGGCGGCGGCCGAAGCTGGTAGTTCTGATTGAACGGCGGTTGCTGCACCTGGTTGAAACGACGAGGATCGATACTCGAGGAGGGGGCTCCTCTGTTTCCGTGGCGGAATTCGAAATTGGCGTCGTGGACTGACTGAAAATGCGAGTCTCCGGTGACGAACTGGTGTCCTCCCGCGTCGTTGTACGGACGATCGGAGAAGCTTCTCCCGCCTTGGCCGAAACCTTGGCCTCTTGCTCGCCCTCTTCCACCTCCGTACTGCTTCGTCAGGGGAAAAGCAATCTTCCATTAAGCTTAGAAAGGTGAAATTCGCATAAAGAGAAATGGGATGTTGGGAAGTTTACCAGAGGACGACTAGACATGGTGACGAAGGGAGCACAAGCGGTGGTGGCGTTAGAGATTGCAGCGTCGGAGAAAACTTGGACGACTGAACGGGATCGCCGCATCGATCAATCGGTGGAGGGAGTGAGAAAGAGAGCGGCGACGTAAGCTCGAGTGGGGGCGAATGAAAACGGAGACTTAATAGACAATCGTGCCGTTTTATGATTCTAGCTCTACACAGCTTCCTGTTTTTACTGTGAATAAGTGGCACGCAAGCTAAAAGCGATACACATAAATGCTCGGCTTTACTTTTTCTTCTGAAAGACTCAGTGATAAAACAATGTTTTTAGATATGAGACCTCGAAGGTCCAAAACCAAGGCCAATATTAAAAACACCATGAGCAGTAATGAAGATTGAGTAGCTGAGTTAAAACTTCACCAAGCAAAAGGTCCAAAACCAAGGGGTCACTAGGTATAGAGAAAAATCGAAATATATAACTAGGAATCTCTAGCTTTGGGATCAATAAGAAACGTCAAGGTCATCAAAACAAGCAAAACTCGGAAGCATACGCGTCATCATAACATTAAGAATAGACTTGATTTGAACAAACAAACTGGGGAAAATGGCTTTCCTCAAGTCACGTATTGTCATCGGTTGTTGGCTTCAGATTGACAgcatatacataaaatagtttTGTAGAACCAGGTCGCCTCTTAGTTGTTTGTGTGAACGTGCaagtatacctcaatcctcaaACATGTTTTGCTTGGAGCACATACCAAAAGCTGAACGTGCAGagcaaaagaaaataagtttcacttttgaaaattatagaCAGACGTCAGCGTTGAAGACACAAACGCAGGAGGGCAAGAAAATGCGTCTGCCGggagtcgaacccgggtctaTTGCTTGGAAGGCAATTATCCTAACCGTTGGACTACAGACGCTTTTGTTTGTGATGTTCAACTTAGCGATTTAGTCACAATAGTGTTTCTCGATATTCAGTATAGTATCATCCCTTTTGTTCAAGCATGGGCGTTGAGATAAAAAAACACCATAAAGTGAGTATAAAGACTGAGCTGCAATGTTGAAATTTGAAACTTACTCGACTAAGAGGTCCAAAACCAATAGACAACCATGAATCTATAACTTTGAGGTCATCAAAACAAGCAAAACTCAGGAAACAAAAACATGACATTAAGAATAGATTCTTCAAAGAACAAACAAACAGGGAAAGAATGGCTTTCCCCAAGTGGTGTATTGTCATCATTTGCTGGCTTCAGGCTGAGCAAAGGACTTGGTGACAACATAACAGTCTCTTGGCTCTATGTTGATGTAGTAGTCTTGTATGGTATCTGTGATCTCAAACCCAAATTTCTTGTAGAACTTGATCGCATCTTCGTTGTTTGTCTGAACATGCAAGTATATTTCAGACATGTTCTGCTTGGTGCACATGTCCAGAACATGATGCAATAGCTTTGAACCTACACAATGGAAAAACAAGTTTAAAGTGGCATAGATCAATAAAAAAGAGAACTATGGAATCACGCAAGTTTGACATAATATTCCTGTTTTTCTTGGTGTAAATATTCAAGTTAGGCATAGCAGATTAATGACTCACCAATGCCAATGCCGCGGTATGGTGCAAGAACACCAAGTGTCATTATATACACTTTCATGGCTCCGCCTTCTTTCTTCTCCAGCCGACAAGCAATAGCTCCAACACATATGTCACTGTAATAAGCTGAGAGGAAACAAAAATGCACCCTTTAAAAAAACATCAAGGGATTTTTTCATGTCTCGCAAATTGGAGAAAACAATTCAACCCAGAGTACAACACAGTCAAAATATATTGTTAACTAGTGTGTGTCGAATTTAAGATGTTAACAGTATTTGCATATTCTACAAGATATCAGCTAACAAACTGTCTCGTGCAATTCAAGTTGCATATAATTAAGGACTAGTgggtaccaaaaaaaaattgcaatcaATAAGCATGAGACTCAGAAAGCGTTCTTCAAAGAGCGACCAAAAATGGATCCAAACAACTAGCGATTCAGCTAGGACATAAAAACATTCACTTGATTGTTCTTCTTACAAAGGTCACGATAAAAATTTTACTTACGAGCAAACAAGAAAAATCAACTATGCACATTAGCACTGAAACAAGAACACAAAGCTCAAACATgtctgtttttaaaataaaaaaacaagagatgcaactaacttttttataaaaaacggTAACAGGAGCAGATCGAATAGCAATGAGATCTATTTATAGAATCTTCTAACTTGTCTACAAAGCCTCTAATCACAGAACAGTTCATAAATCCCCAAAGCAGCTAACTTTTTCCTATCAAAGCAATCCGATCTGACTCAAAATCACATTCCCCAAGTAAAGAAGACGAACCAAGCTTAGTGAACTCGCCGGATGCAATCGCATCAGCGTAGTACTTGTCGTTatagcgaaccgggaagagaaCAGTGTTGAGTTTCTTAAGCTGCATCATGTTTTTGTCTCT
Above is a window of Brassica napus cultivar Da-Ae chromosome A10, Da-Ae, whole genome shotgun sequence DNA encoding:
- the LOC106372415 gene encoding N-alpha-acetyltransferase 50 — encoded protein: MGTGREASVSLDGVRDKNMMQLKKLNTVLFPVRYNDKYYADAIASGEFTKLAYYSDICVGAIACRLEKKEGGAMKVYIMTLGVLAPYRGIGIGSKLLHHVLDMCTKQNMSEIYLHVQTNNEDAIKFYKKFGFEITDTIQDYYINIEPRDCYVVTKSFAQPEASK
- the LOC106372412 gene encoding LOW QUALITY PROTEIN: carbon catabolite repressor protein 4 homolog 6 (The sequence of the model RefSeq protein was modified relative to this genomic sequence to represent the inferred CDS: inserted 2 bases in 1 codon) is translated as MRRSRSVVQVFSDAAISNATTACAPFVTMSSRPLYGGGRGRARGQGFGQGGRSFSDRPYNDAGGHQFVTGDSHFQSVHDANFEFRHGNRGAPSSSIDPRRFNQVQQPPFNQNYQLRPPPPQAQWRPNHPPSGQSYSACPPPPQFYQNQMSRPPPQRSFRQRPRSKPSDYREWEYAKTAPSPGTEKFVVLSYNILADYLANDHWRNLYFHIPRNMLSWGWRKNKIVFELGLWSADIMCLQEVDKFQDLEEELKLRGYSGIWKMRTGNAVDGCAIFWRSNRFKLVQEESIQFNQLGLRDNVAQICVLEALLNSHAKENEASPSESCSHRVVVCNIHVLYNPKRGDFKLGQVRTLLERAHAVSKLWDDAPVVLCGDFNCTPKSHLYNFISEGKLDLSGVARNKVSGQESAEIRPPRPEIYTRFQSDNKSPQGQVQPQDSNSIANARMDNNSNMDVGKTPSIRNTSELPCGDTVLAGHKATSSSVRVLPGEDLSSGCNLGGQNGQPDDAGDLSLAEGLSSVTISDPELPHTSNANDDSREKLSASSVISATEHSPEEIVSNAQNDSSSLSTKVDTSAEMKLDDLTLDEAXVLAQEEEGIGEDGETFLAKLHDKNEDLSQTGGLVDELSLKSSSEGFDYGKITYNPASWTPMEIAAATGDPERSTVEHALELKSTYSEIEGKANTRDENGEPVVTSYHRCFMGTVDYIWRSEGLQTVRVLAPIPKQAMQWTPGFPTPKWGSDHIALVSELAFCGSKSVPKS